The genomic region TGGCGAGCTGATCCGTAACGATCAAATCCTGCAAGCCGCCTGGGTAAGTTTGCGGATCGCGGTGATGAATGCGACACTGGCGGTAATCCTGGGGACGTTGGCGGCTTTCATTCTTGTCCGATTCGGTCGGTTTCGCGGCCGGACACTGTTTACCGGCATGGTCACCGCTCCGCTCGTCATGCCCGAGGTGATTACGGGTCTGTCGCTGTTGCTGCTTTTCGTCGCCATGGAGAGCGCCCTGGGTTGGCCGGCGGGACGCGGCATGACGACGATCACGATCGCCCATATCACGTTCTCGATGGCCTATGTCGCGGTGATCATCCAGTCTCGGCTTTCGGACATGGATGAATCCATCGAGGAGGCCGCACTCGATCTCGGTGCCCGACCGGGCAAGGTCTTCTTCGTGATAACCGTGCCAATCATCACCCCGGCTTTGGTATCGGGCTGGTTGCTTGCCTTCACGATGTCCCTGGATGATCTCGTGATCGCAAGTTTTGTTGCCGGACCCGGCTCGTCGACGCTGCCGATGGTGATCTTTTCGAAGGTGCGGCTCGGCGTAAGCCCGGAAATCAATGCCTTGGCAACGATCATTGTTTTGTTCGTCGCCTCCGGCATTCTATTGGCTGGCTGGTTGATGATGCGCCAGGACAAGCGGCGTCGACGCGATGCCCAACTAGCGATCGCCGCCAACGAATAAAATCCGTACCGAACCAATCGAATCCGAGAGCGCTATGGGCTCTGGTTCGCTGGCCTATGATTGGGAATTGCGGCGCCCCACGGGATTCGATGGAGCGCCGCTATCCAAGAACCGGCTCGTCAGCCTTGGGGCACGCCGATCGCCACCGGTCGGACCGGAGAACCGGACCCGCCGCGCGAACGCAGCGGCAAGATAATCGTGCACGAGGTCCAGACCTTGTCCGCGGCCAAGGCGCCAAGGTTCGCGTTCTGAATGTTGTGGATGCCCGATTGGGTAAGATTGTGATGGTGGATTGCAAACGGCAATCCGGGGGGTGTGCCCTCGGCCGGCGGTGCCTTGCCCATCAACATGCCGTCGGCCACCGGATCGGTGAAGGGGTTGTCGAGCGCGACCAGAACGACCGCATGATCTTCGAGATACTTGGCGCCGTCATATGCCAAGCCCGGGCCCATGGCATAATAGAACTTCTCTTGATCCGGATCGTTCCAGTTGTCGCCCCAACCTGTATAGATGTAGACGACATCGCCTGGCAGAATACCCCGCGAATCTAGGCCCTGCGCCTTGAGCATCGCGTCGATATCGGCTGCGGTGATGGTCTCACCCGGCTTCATCGGCTCGCCGCCGCCGAGATGCGCTTTCGCGTCGAGCAGGACCGCCGTCGTCACGATCGGCGGCACCTTCTCGATTCCCAAGTGCAAAAGCGGCGACTCGGCCGAAGGCTTGACCTGATCCTGAGAAAATCCGCTGTAGTATTGGGCGCCGGCGGAAGGGAATTCGCTTTCTCCGTCCCAGGCCTCGCCGAGGACCGCGAAATGGCCGAGCGCGTCCATTTGGGTGCCTTGGGCGCCGGGCTCGCCGGACACGACATGCTCGCCGTTGAAGGCATGCAACGAGCCGGGAATGCCGACGGTCGGTCGAAAGTCGTATTTGAGTGGCGTGCCAAAGGGCGACATCGGCATCGTGTTCGACCGCTCATGGGACACCTCGTAGACCTTGGCGTCGGGCTGGCCCAAATGGTAGCCGCACCGCAACCAAGTTCCTGCACCCAAGGTGTTGGCCATGCCGCGTTCATCGCCGGCCGGCCAGGGCGGCATCGGGACAAGCGCCTTCGACTGATCGACGACCATTTTCTGATCGGCGTTCTGGGCCACCGACGGTCCCGCGCAGAGGGCCACGAGGGCCGCTGCCGCAAGGGTTGATATTGCTATCTTCATGAAGACCTCCCTGAATCGCTTGTTTCGTTCTTCGCGATGCCGAAGCGGAAAACCATAGCACTCGCAGCTTTATATGCAATTACATACAACTGCTATCGGATGTTGTCGAAATCCGATGGCCGCGTTCCGATGCCATCGACCATTCTGCCCCAACCTCCGCATCGGTCTCTCTGGGCGCCTGCGATGCGCGCAGCAACTCGAAATCCCGCCCTGCCAATAGTCTGGAAAGCGCCCACACGGCCATCGCGCGTACGAGCGGCGACGGATCCGAGAGATGCGGCCGGACATGGCCCACGAGATCAGGTCTGCCGCTGTTCCCCGCCGCGATCAGGACATTGCGCAGGATACGATTGCGCCCGGTCCTCTTGATCGCCGACCCGGCAAAGAAGTCGCGAAAGGCGGGTTCATCTAGAGACAATAGGTGCACCAGCCTCGGCGCGGTCAATTCGGCCCGGGCGAAATAGGCGTTCTCCCGGGCGCGCCGGGCAAATTTGTTCCACGGACAGACGGCCAGGCAATCATCACAGCCATAGATTCGATTTCCCATCGCGGACCTGAATTCGGCCGGTATGTGGCCCTTATGCTCGATCGTGAGGTAGGAAATACAGCGCCGTGCATCGAGTCGGTAGGGCGCAGGAAAAGCGTCCGTCGGGCAAATATCGAGGCAGCGCCGGCACGACCCGCAATGATCGGCATGACCGGACTCGCTCTCTAAGTCGAGGTCGGTAAATACGGAGCCGAGAAACAGCCAGGATCCCAGATCGCGCGAAACGATGTTGGTGTGTTTGCCCTGCCACCCGACCCCGGCCAAGGCCGCCAGGGGCTTTTCCATGACCGGCGCGGTATCCACGAAAACCTTGACTTCGCACGAATGAGTTTCGACGAGCCACCGCGCCAATTTCTTCAGCCGCGTCTTGAGGACATCATGGTAGTCGCGTCCCCGCGCATAGACGGAAATATTACCGCGATCCCAGCGCTCCAGCGTTTTGAGAGGATCGGTGCGCGGCCCATAATTCTGCCCGACAACGATGATCGATCGTGCATCGGCCCACAATGCGCGTGGGTGGCGTCGTCGCTCCTCGGTTTCGGCCATCCAAGCCATGTCGCCGTGAAGACCAAGTCGGAGGTATTCCGTCAGCCGATCTCCCGGCCCTTCTTCGATGTCGGCGCGCGTAAAGCCCACCGCATCGAACCCCATTTCGCTGGCTCTGTTTCGTATCGCCTCTTTTCGGCTCGTCAATCGACTACCCGCGGCCACGATATGGTGCGACGCCCTGCTCCGGTAGCCAGAGGCCGGCGGGGGGAACTCCGGTTTGATAGAAGACATCGATCGGTATTCCACCGCGCGGATACCAATAACCGCCAATCCTCAACCACTTGGGCTCAATTTCACGTACCAAACGTTTCGCGATGCCGATCGTCGTGGCCTCGTGAAATGCGCCATGATTTCGATAAGCGCCGAGAAAAAGCTTCAATGACTTGCTTTCGACCAGACGATCGCCCGGCACGTATTCGATCACAAGATGGGCGAAATCGGGCTGCCCGGTTATCGGGCACAGACAGGTAAACTCGGGGCAGGTCAATCGCACCAGGTAAACTTCGCCAGGTTGCGGATTCGAGACGGATTCGATTACCGCGGCGTCAGGCGAGGCGGGCATTTCGGCCTCGCGGCCCAAGAGTGTCAGGTCATCCTGCAATCTGGTCTCCATATTGTCGGTCAAGCTAAAATCCGGTAACTCGGGGATTTTCCGGCTTGCTGTATTTCAGGCTCGGTCGGCATCCGTTCATCAGGCCGGGATATCCCCGCTATTTTGCTCGACGGCAAAGGCCGCCGCGTAATCACCGACCCGTTCGGTCTCTATGGCATCACGGAGCTGATGCATAAGATACTGATAATACTGGAGATTATGCCAGGTCAAGAGCATCGCCCCCAATATTTCCTCTGATTTTGAAAGATGGTGAAGGTATGCGCGCGAATAATTCGCGCAGGCCGGACAAAGGCACGCCTCATCGAGCGGGCGCGGGTCATCCTTGTGTCGAGCGTTGCGAAGATTGACCTGTCCGCGACGCGTAAAGGCCTGGGCATTGCGGCCGGAACGTGTCGGCAAGACGCAATCGAACATATCGACCCCGCGTAGGACGGCTCCGACGATATCTTCGGGCTTGCCGACACCCATCAAGTAGCGCGGACGGTCGCCGGGCAGATGAGAGATGGTTTCCTCCAACGTAGCGAACATACGTTCCTGACCCTCTCCGACCGCAAGGCCACCGATTGCATACCCGTCGAATCCCGTGGTGGATAGGGATTGCGCGGATTCCGCGCGCAGCCTCGGGTAGATGCTCCCCTGCACAATCCCAAACAATCCGTAACCGGGACGGGGGCGAAATGCGGCCTTCGACCGTTCTGCCCAGCGCATGGACAAGCGCATGGATTGGGCCGCGGTCTCCTCGTCCACCGGCCAGGGCGTGCACTCGTCCAGCGCCATCGTGATGTCGGCGCCAAGCAGGTGCTGGATCGCGATGGATTTCTCCGGCGACAGCACGTACCGGGTGCCATCGATATGCGACTGAAAGGTGGCACCATCTTCATCGATTTTCCGCAACTTGGCCAACGACATGACTTGGAACCCTCCCGAATCGGTCAAGATCGGGCCACTCCAGTTCATAAACCGGTGTAGGCCCCCGAGCCGCTCGATCCGTTCCGCCGTCGGTCGAATCATGAGGTGGTAGGTGTTTCCGAGTATGATCTCGGCGCCTGTTTCACGCACCGCCTCCGGCCGCATCGCCTTGACCGTCGCAGCAGTTCCGACCGGCATGAATGCCGGGGTCTCGACCGAACCATGGGCGGTTACCAGCCGACCGCGGCGGGCTTCGCCATCGCGCGCCGATATATCGAAGCCAAAGGCGATCACATTATCGCCCGGTGCAACAAACACGCATCGCCGAAGGAGAAGAAGCGGTACCGCGATTCGATGGCATGGGCATAGGCCGCCTGCATGCGCTCCAACCCGGCAAACGCCGACACGAGTATGAAAAGTGTCGATTTGGGCAGATGAAAATTGGTCAGCAGGAGGTCCGCGGTTCGGAAGCGATAACCGGGACAAATGAAGATGTTGGTCCAGTCGTCGAACGGTTGGATCCGGCCTTGTTCGTCGGCAGCCGATTCGAGCAAACGGAGACTGGTGGTGCCGACCGCCAC from Alphaproteobacteria bacterium harbors:
- a CDS encoding cyclase family protein, whose amino-acid sequence is MPPWPAGDERGMANTLGAGTWLRCGYHLGQPDAKVYEVSHERSNTMPMSPFGTPLKYDFRPTVGIPGSLHAFNGEHVVSGEPGAQGTQMDALGHFAVLGEAWDGESEFPSAGAQYYSGFSQDQVKPSAESPLLHLGIEKVPPIVTTAVLLDAKAHLGGGEPMKPGETITAADIDAMLKAQGLDSRGILPGDVVYIYTGWGDNWNDPDQEKFYYAMGPGLAYDGAKYLEDHAVVLVALDNPFTDPVADGMLMGKAPPAEGTPPGLPFAIHHHNLTQSGIHNIQNANLGALAADKVWTSCTIILPLRSRGGSGSPVRPVAIGVPQG
- the queG gene encoding tRNA epoxyqueuosine(34) reductase QueG, whose translation is MSSIKPEFPPPASGYRSRASHHIVAAGSRLTSRKEAIRNRASEMGFDAVGFTRADIEEGPGDRLTEYLRLGLHGDMAWMAETEERRRHPRALWADARSIIVVGQNYGPRTDPLKTLERWDRGNISVYARGRDYHDVLKTRLKKLARWLVETHSCEVKVFVDTAPVMEKPLAALAGVGWQGKHTNIVSRDLGSWLFLGSVFTDLDLESESGHADHCGSCRRCLDICPTDAFPAPYRLDARRCISYLTIEHKGHIPAEFRSAMGNRIYGCDDCLAVCPWNKFARRARENAYFARAELTAPRLVHLLSLDEPAFRDFFAGSAIKRTGRNRILRNVLIAAGNSGRPDLVGHVRPHLSDPSPLVRAMAVWALSRLLAGRDFELLRASQAPRETDAEVGAEWSMASERGHRISTTSDSSCM
- the queF gene encoding NADPH-dependent 7-cyano-7-deazaguanine reductase QueF, with the protein product METRLQDDLTLLGREAEMPASPDAAVIESVSNPQPGEVYLVRLTCPEFTCLCPITGQPDFAHLVIEYVPGDRLVESKSLKLFLGAYRNHGAFHEATTIGIAKRLVREIEPKWLRIGGYWYPRGGIPIDVFYQTGVPPAGLWLPEQGVAPYRGRG
- a CDS encoding ABC transporter permease subunit, with product MVRNRSFFILTVMAFGFAFLYGPILSLIIFSFNKSKLVTVWGGFSTQWYGELIRNDQILQAAWVSLRIAVMNATLAVILGTLAAFILVRFGRFRGRTLFTGMVTAPLVMPEVITGLSLLLLFVAMESALGWPAGRGMTTITIAHITFSMAYVAVIIQSRLSDMDESIEEAALDLGARPGKVFFVITVPIITPALVSGWLLAFTMSLDDLVIASFVAGPGSSTLPMVIFSKVRLGVSPEINALATIIVLFVASGILLAGWLMMRQDKRRRRDAQLAIAANE
- the tgt gene encoding tRNA guanosine(34) transglycosylase Tgt — encoded protein: MIAFGFDISARDGEARRGRLVTAHGSVETPAFMPVGTAATVKAMRPEAVRETGAEIILGNTYHLMIRPTAERIERLGGLHRFMNWSGPILTDSGGFQVMSLAKLRKIDEDGATFQSHIDGTRYVLSPEKSIAIQHLLGADITMALDECTPWPVDEETAAQSMRLSMRWAERSKAAFRPRPGYGLFGIVQGSIYPRLRAESAQSLSTTGFDGYAIGGLAVGEGQERMFATLEETISHLPGDRPRYLMGVGKPEDIVGAVLRGVDMFDCVLPTRSGRNAQAFTRRGQVNLRNARHKDDPRPLDEACLCPACANYSRAYLHHLSKSEEILGAMLLTWHNLQYYQYLMHQLRDAIETERVGDYAAAFAVEQNSGDIPA